The sequence AAGATTCACGGTGAAGAAATAAAAGTCAAAGCAAGGATAGAAAACATGGATGGATTTTCTGCACATTCTGACCAGAAAGACCTAATAAGATGGGTAAAAAAATTTGGAACCCCTCCCCAAAAAATATTTCTCGTCCATGGAGAAGAGGAATCGTGTTATTATCTGGCTAATGAATTAACAAAAGAAACTGGGATACCCATTATTGTACCTGAATACCTTCAATCCTTTATAATTCAAGATAACTTAGATGTGATAATAAGCAAATTACAGGAAGGTTTAGCCCAAAGAGTAACAGCTGGTGAAGTTAAGGGATATTACAAAGATATACTGGATAAATTACAGATAATGGTTCATAAATACATGAGTAATGGCCAGTATGAACAAGCCCTTAAAAAACTTCAAGAAATTGAAAGTATAACCGCTGAAAAATAAGGGATCAGCTATAAAGAATTTAATGAATGAGTTTTTAATATAAATCAAGACTTTATAGAACATAATAGAAGTTTAAGCAATATTATAATAATATCTATGTTTTAAAATATAATAACCAAGGAGGAAGCTAATATGGAAATAGTTGTACAGAAATTTGGCGGGACTAGTGTAGATAGCAGATCCTCTCAGGAAAAAATAGCTAAAATTGTTATAGATCAAAAAAATAAAGGGGCTTTTCCGGTTTTGGTTGTTTCAGCAATGGGTAGAAGTGGTGCACCATATGCAACTGATACTTTAAGGGACTTAGTTACAAAAACAGCTAATGAAGTTCCGAGTAGGGAACTGGACCTTATTATGTCTTGCGGAGAAATAATTTCATGTGTAGTTCTATCAACTCTATTAAATAGCATGGGGGTAAAAGCAAAGGCTTTCAGCGGGGGGCAGAGTGGTATTATCACAGATAAAAATTTTGGTAGTGCAAATGTTATTGATTTTAGATCTGAAATGCTTTTGCAAAGTATAGAAAACGGTATAGTCCCTGTTGTAGCAGGTTTTCAAGGTATTACTGAAGATGGGGAGATAACTACCTTAGGTAGGGGTGGCAGCGATATAACGGCCGTTATTCTTGGAGCAGGTTTAAGAGCTGAACGGGTAGAAATATACACTGATGTTGATGGAATAATGACAGCAGACCCGAGAATCCTGTCTGAAGCAAGGATGATCGAGTACATTACTTATGAAGAAGTCTTTCAATTATCTAATGAAGGAGCAAAGGTAATTCACCCTAAAGCTGTTGAAATTGCAATGAGGTATAATATCCCCGTAGTAATTAAAAATTTAAATGGAAGTTTACCAGGAACATTAATAACCAGTTTTAAAGATAGGGATGCTATTATGAGCGGTTATAAAAAGTCGAAAATTATAACGGGGATTGCCCATACTATGAATGTTTCTCAAATAGTTATTAAAATGTCAGAAGAAGATAAGTTGCTGGAAGAAAAAATATTCAGAAAATTAGCGGATGAGCATATAAGTATAGATCTTATTAACCTCTTTCCTGATTTAAAAGTGTTTACGGTAAATAAAGATTGTATCGGTAAATCGGTAGCAATTTTGAAGGATTTTGGGGTAGATTATAAAGTGAATGAAGACTGTGCTAAAGTGTCGGTAGTTGGGGTAGGGATGAGAGGGGTCCCGGGGGTAATGGCAAAGATAATTGAAGCATTATACGAAGAAGGTATAGATATACTTCAGACTTCGGATTCTCACACAACAATTTCAGTTTTAATTAAAAAAGACTTGCTTGCGAAGGCAGTATCAGCTCTCCATCGGAAGTTTGAATTAGGCAAAAGAGAGGAGGAAGTTTTTGGTTAATGAATATAAAACCGTTAGATGTTTTGGTACCGGTGAGTTGAAAATTCGCAAATCCAGATTTATCGCATATGTCCAGCCTGCAGATACTGAGAAAGAAGCTTTAGAATTTATAGAGAATATTAAACAAAAACATAGAGATGCAACTCATAATGTGTTTGCATATCTGATAGGTTTAGATAGAGAGATTCAGAAATTTAGTGACGACGGAGAACCCAATGGAACGGCAGGTAAGCCTATTCTGGAAGTTATTAAAAAAGAAAGCCTCAAAAACGTTGTAGTTGTTGTAACACGATATTTTGGAGGGATTCTCCTTGGGGCTGGAGGTTTAGTAAGGGCGTATACAAAAGGTGCCAAAGTGGGAATTGAGAATGCTCAAATAGTAAATAAGGTACTCCATTATAATTATAAATTAAAAACCAGTTATTCACTTTTAGGTAAAATCCAGAATCACATAATTAATATGAGCCAAATTATTTATGAAGTATCTTATAGCCAGGATGTATCATTGGGTGTTTATGTTAAATATAATAAAAAAGACTTTTTTGAAAAGGTTGTTATGGAGGTAACAAGTGGACAGGTCAATATTTCCAATATCGGGGAGTCTTATATTTCCTTTCAACAAGGCAAAGCTATTTTGTAAAATTATCCATATGCAAAAGGAGGGATTTATATTAATATTCGAAGAAATATTACTGAATTGGTAGGTTTAACACCTATAGTTAGATTACAGAATATAGTTTCCGGGAATGATGCTGATGTTTTTGCCAAATTAGAGTTTTTCAATCCTGGAGGTAGCATAAAAGATAGAATAGCTTTAAAAATGATAGAGGATGCTGAAAGAAAAGGTTTGCTTAAAAAGGATTCAATAATCCTTGAACCGACCAGTGGTAATACGGGGATTGGATTAGCTCTTGTTGGAGCTTCTAAGGGATATAAAGTTGTCCTTGTTATGCCCGAAACGATGAGCATAGAGAGGAGAAAGCTGTTAAAAGCCTTAGGAGCAGAAATAATATTAACCCCGGGGGTCAAAGGGATGAAAGGGGCTATAGATAAAGTTAATGAAATGGTAGCTGAAAATCGCAATTTTTTCGTACCCCAGCAGTTTGAAAACCCATCTAACCCCCAAGCTCACAGGGAAACAACTGCAGAAGAGATCTTGCAACAGATGAACGGAGATATAGATGCGTTTGTCTCAGGGGTTGGAACGGGGGGGACTATTACCGGTGTGGGAGAAGTTTTAAAGCTGCGGATAAAAAATGTAAAAGTAATAGCAGTGGAACCGGCAAGTTCTCCGGTTTTGTCAGGAGGGAAGCCAGGCCCTCATAAAATACAGGGAATAGGAGCCGGGTTTATTCCAAAGATTCTAAACAGGGATATTATAGACGGGATTATTCAGGTAACAGATATGGAAGCAATGAAGACATCCCGTTTGCTAGCGAAAAAGGAGGGAATATTGGCAGGTATATCATCGGGTGCTGCCCTCTTTGCTGCACTTAAAGTTGCTAAGGAGTTAGGTAAGGGCAAAAAAGTTGTTGTTATCCTTCCTGATACAGGAGAACGTTACCTCAGTACTGACTTGTTTTGATGGTTTCATAAGGTAAAATTAACTCTATGAAGGGGTGGATGAAATTGGGTAAAAGTGTAAAGGAAAAGATAGATTTAACAGTTGAATGGTTAAGAGAACAAGTAGAACAGGCAGGAGCTAAAGGCCTGGCAGTCGGTATAAGCGGTGGGGTAGATTCGGCCCTGACTGCTTTCCTGATTAAGAGGGCTTTTCCCCAGAATTCTTTAGGGATTATAATGCCATGTGAAAGCGACCCTAAGGATATTGAAGATGCTTTAAAGGTAGCTGCTGCATCTCAAATTGAATTCATTCGAATTGATTTGACAGAGATATATGCAACCCTAATGAAAAACATATTTTCACAACTTGAAGATTATAAAATTGGTAATAAAAAGATTGCCATGGCAAATACAAAAGCCAGATTGAGAATGAGTACCATTTATGCAATTTGCAATTATCTCAACTTTCTTGTGGTGGGCACAGATAATGCAGCTGAGATTTATACGGGCTATTTTACTAAATACGGGGATGGGGGTGTTGACATAATGCCCCTTGCAAATTTAACTAAGAGGGAAGTACGGGCCTGGGCACGTGAAATAGGTGTTCCAGAGGAAATTATTTTAAAGGCCCCTTCGGCAGGATTATGGCCCAATCAAACTGATGAAGGGGAGATGGGAACGACGTATGACATTATAGACGATTTTTTAGAAGGCAATAAAGTACCGGCGAAGGACTTTGAAATAATAGAAAAACTACATAGGAGAAGTGAACATAAGAGGAAACTACCATCCAGTCCTCCAAAGTATTGATATATAACTTTTGTACAGCAGTTAAAGTTATGTTTTACATAAAACGGTATATATGATAAAATCATAGTGGTTTGGTTTTCGGTTTGAAACATTCCCGATAGTTATAACTATTTACAAGGGGGATCGTTAATGGCAGGTCATTCTAAATGGGCTAATATAAAACACAAAAAAGAAAAGGCTGATGCCCAAAAAGGAAAAATTTATACCAAATTAAGCCGGCTGATAATGGTAGCTGCAAGGGAAGGGGGAGGAGACCCTGATACCAATCCCCGTTTGAAAGACGCGATTCAAAAAGCAAAAGCTGTAAATATGCCCAGTGAAAACATCAATAGGGCAATCCTTAGAGGGACCGGAGAGCTGGAAGGGGTATCTTATGAGGAAATGGTCTATGAAGGTTACGGTCCTGGGGGAGGAGCTATTTTAATCGAGTTAATGACTGATAATAGAAATAGAACTGCCGGGGAAATAAGGCATATATTCGATAAATACGGTGGAAGCCTTGGAGAGAGCGGATGTGTTGCATGGATATTTGATAAAAAGGGAATAATAACTCTGGAAAAAAAGTCAGATCCCGATGAGGGCCAGATTATGATGGAGGCTATTGAGGCCGGTGCAGAAGATATAGAAATAGATGATGAGAATATAAAAATAATAACGGCTCCGGACAACCTTAAAGAAGTTCAAGAATACCTGATAGGAAAAGGCTTTGTTGTGTCTTCAGCTGAATTGACTCTGGTTTCAAAGACAACTGTAACTCTATCGGGTGATACTGCAGATAGAATGATGAAACTGCTTGAAACTTTGGAAGAAAATGATGATGTGCAGAATGTCTACTGTAATGTTGAATTTTCAAACGATTAGTTATAGTTAAATATATG is a genomic window of Koleobacter methoxysyntrophicus containing:
- a CDS encoding YebC/PmpR family DNA-binding transcriptional regulator, with product MAGHSKWANIKHKKEKADAQKGKIYTKLSRLIMVAAREGGGDPDTNPRLKDAIQKAKAVNMPSENINRAILRGTGELEGVSYEEMVYEGYGPGGGAILIELMTDNRNRTAGEIRHIFDKYGGSLGESGCVAWIFDKKGIITLEKKSDPDEGQIMMEAIEAGAEDIEIDDENIKIITAPDNLKEVQEYLIGKGFVVSSAELTLVSKTTVTLSGDTADRMMKLLETLEENDDVQNVYCNVEFSND
- the dapG gene encoding aspartate kinase, which gives rise to MEIVVQKFGGTSVDSRSSQEKIAKIVIDQKNKGAFPVLVVSAMGRSGAPYATDTLRDLVTKTANEVPSRELDLIMSCGEIISCVVLSTLLNSMGVKAKAFSGGQSGIITDKNFGSANVIDFRSEMLLQSIENGIVPVVAGFQGITEDGEITTLGRGGSDITAVILGAGLRAERVEIYTDVDGIMTADPRILSEARMIEYITYEEVFQLSNEGAKVIHPKAVEIAMRYNIPVVIKNLNGSLPGTLITSFKDRDAIMSGYKKSKIITGIAHTMNVSQIVIKMSEEDKLLEEKIFRKLADEHISIDLINLFPDLKVFTVNKDCIGKSVAILKDFGVDYKVNEDCAKVSVVGVGMRGVPGVMAKIIEALYEEGIDILQTSDSHTTISVLIKKDLLAKAVSALHRKFELGKREEEVFG
- the nadE gene encoding NAD(+) synthase; its protein translation is MGKSVKEKIDLTVEWLREQVEQAGAKGLAVGISGGVDSALTAFLIKRAFPQNSLGIIMPCESDPKDIEDALKVAAASQIEFIRIDLTEIYATLMKNIFSQLEDYKIGNKKIAMANTKARLRMSTIYAICNYLNFLVVGTDNAAEIYTGYFTKYGDGGVDIMPLANLTKREVRAWAREIGVPEEIILKAPSAGLWPNQTDEGEMGTTYDIIDDFLEGNKVPAKDFEIIEKLHRRSEHKRKLPSSPPKY
- a CDS encoding YigZ family protein, producing the protein MVNEYKTVRCFGTGELKIRKSRFIAYVQPADTEKEALEFIENIKQKHRDATHNVFAYLIGLDREIQKFSDDGEPNGTAGKPILEVIKKESLKNVVVVVTRYFGGILLGAGGLVRAYTKGAKVGIENAQIVNKVLHYNYKLKTSYSLLGKIQNHIINMSQIIYEVSYSQDVSLGVYVKYNKKDFFEKVVMEVTSGQVNISNIGESYISFQQGKAIL
- the cysK gene encoding cysteine synthase A, with amino-acid sequence MNIRRNITELVGLTPIVRLQNIVSGNDADVFAKLEFFNPGGSIKDRIALKMIEDAERKGLLKKDSIILEPTSGNTGIGLALVGASKGYKVVLVMPETMSIERRKLLKALGAEIILTPGVKGMKGAIDKVNEMVAENRNFFVPQQFENPSNPQAHRETTAEEILQQMNGDIDAFVSGVGTGGTITGVGEVLKLRIKNVKVIAVEPASSPVLSGGKPGPHKIQGIGAGFIPKILNRDIIDGIIQVTDMEAMKTSRLLAKKEGILAGISSGAALFAALKVAKELGKGKKVVVILPDTGERYLSTDLF